In the genome of Caballeronia sp. NK8, the window AGTTACCGAGGCCGCGCGACGTCTTCACAATCCGATTCGTTCCCGAGTTCGGGGAGTATTTCGAGAATCTGTGGGCAGCACTGCGCGAAGACATGCATCAAGGAGCGGAAGTCTAATGAGCAACTTCAAATCCAAAGCCGTCGCACCATCACTCGCGGGTTTGTCGGGAACGCCCGATGCAGACGAGGTTTTTGTTGTCGATCCGAGCATAAGGGCTCGCCGCAGGGAGACAAGGATCGTCGTCCTTTCACGACTTATCTTGGCGGCAGTCGCTCTTCTTGTCTGGGAGTGGGCTTGCGGTCGGTGGATATCCGCATTCTGGATCAGCAGTCCATCGCGCATCGCCATCGCGGCGTTGAATATGTGGAACAGCGGTGGCCTGCTAAGAAATCTGTATGCAACGATTGCAGAAGCGCTGGTTGGTTTCGCCTTCGGCGTAGCCGGAGGGATGGTGATGGGCGTCGCATGCGGCACCAGTCGGATCATCTCTAAGGTCCTCAATCCATTTTTGGTGGGCTTCTACTCGATTCCTCGGATCGCACTGATTCCACTGTTTATCCTGTACTTCGGGATTGGGTTTCAGACAAAGGTGATCTATATCGCGCTGCTGGTGTTCTTCCCTGTCTTCATGAATACCTTGTCGGGCGTACGCGATGTAAATCAGGACCTGATTGATGTGATTCGTGTGATGGGTGCGAGTCGTTCTGACACGGTCCGAAAGATCTTGATTCCATCCGCACTCGCATGGCTCTTCGCCGGTCTTCGGATCTCCGTCACCTATGCATTGACCGGTGCGATTGTGGCAGAAATGTTTACGTCGAACGTCGGCCTGGGCTACTTGGTCTCCTACTATGCCAATCAATTCGATACCTCGAGTCTTTTCGCGACTCTCGCAGTTACGACCGCGTTGGGGTTACTGCTCAATGCGTTCGTGGTTCTTATTGAGAAGCGACTTCTCCGATGGCGCCCCGTTGAAGGAGCTTGATCCAGCGACAGGCGTAGCTAAAACGCAACTTCAATTAGATTTCAGGAGACTATAGGTGGGCGCAAACAATCGACCAATTTCTCGACGGCGATTACTAGGCTTGACGGTTGCCGGCGCGGCAAGCCTCGTCGTGCCAGGTATAAGCCACGGACGCCCGCAAGATCACGTGACACTGCTCATGGGAAGTGGCGGCCCTTTGATCGCATGGGCTCCAACCTTT includes:
- a CDS encoding ABC transporter permease, producing the protein MSNFKSKAVAPSLAGLSGTPDADEVFVVDPSIRARRRETRIVVLSRLILAAVALLVWEWACGRWISAFWISSPSRIAIAALNMWNSGGLLRNLYATIAEALVGFAFGVAGGMVMGVACGTSRIISKVLNPFLVGFYSIPRIALIPLFILYFGIGFQTKVIYIALLVFFPVFMNTLSGVRDVNQDLIDVIRVMGASRSDTVRKILIPSALAWLFAGLRISVTYALTGAIVAEMFTSNVGLGYLVSYYANQFDTSSLFATLAVTTALGLLLNAFVVLIEKRLLRWRPVEGA